From Pangasianodon hypophthalmus isolate fPanHyp1 chromosome 10, fPanHyp1.pri, whole genome shotgun sequence:
GCCACAGACAGTTGCGCTCTCCCTGTCCTTCCTGACTGATTTGTCtctagtttttgttttgttatggtCCTTGTGGCTACTTGTAGCATGAGGCAGTACCTGCAACCCAATCAGGGTGCACAGGTAGTCCAGTCCTCCTGTACTCACAGCCCAGCACCGTGCAGCTCGATTGTTATGTGCCagagaacaccagaattggcaggtccgccatTGGCGCCCCGTTCTCTTCACGGATAAGAGCAGGTTCACACTGAGCATATGAACATCACCCAGCATCACCGGTttgtcagtgatggtctggggaggaataTTCGTGGAGGGTCGCACACGTGCTACCCTTACTGCTGTTAGGTACCGGGATGAAATCCTCATTGCCATTGTCAGACcttacgctggtgcagtgggccctgggttcctcctggtgcatgacaatgcctgGCCTCATCTGGCCAGAGTGTGTAGGCAGTTTCTGGATGAAGAAGCCTGTAATTtcagttatatatattatatacacacacacatatataatgtgtgtgtgtgtgtgccagtttCTCAAAAGACCCTCCAAAAACACTTTCTTTTGAATCAGTTTCCAAAGCAGTCACATGGTTGTGTGCCAAAACAAAGCACTGATAAAGTGTTTCagagtaaaatatatatagtatagtatattttcTGTATCAAGTATGACTTCACTACACTGCAGTTAATTCCTggattatacatatataaaatgtgtgtgtgtgtttgtaagctGTTACAAAGTAACCTTTACATGTGGTTTTTGAACTAGTAGTAAAGACTTTTCTAACAGCAGGGTGTAAATTACCAGTGGTAGAGTCAGCACAATTTCCATCTGGACATTGACCCAAAGGAGTAACCTACTACATTCCCCTCTCCTATACATAGCACATCATTTCCACACTGCCCGTTTATGTTTCTGTCAGGTGCTCATTtgccaataaaataattatttgtcTTTTCATTTGATTAATCTTTGAAAGACATTTTTCGTACTGTTTACTCTaaccaagaaagaaaaattgcatttgtcataataataataataataaatattatataatcataataattattattactatttacctttcattcattaaaatgtgaTCTTTATGGAAGTTACTCCTTTTTGTCCTTCAGTCTTGATACACTCATTTGAATCATGTTAgtctttttctctaaaatgctgAATTCTTTAACCCCATGTCAGATTCTCTCCTGATATCTGTAGCAGCCATGGCGGTATACACTGGCTTCGTGTTTATGCCGCAGCACATCATGGCCATTTTACACTACTTCGAAGTGATCCAATGACCAGCTCTCCAACCCTTCAGGCTGCCACGTGGTTTCCCCTGGTGGTTTGAAACAGTTCTCCTGTAAGGCCTTTTTCTCTTTGCCTTTGCCTACTGGAATCACAAAGCATTTGGTGACCTGAAACTGGGGAATTCCGATGACGCAGGCAGAGGAATCATATAAACCAGTCCACGTCTGTGGCTATGAGCCCTGTATAAGTGCACAGCCTCGAAGACTCTAAGCTCATACTGCCCTGTTAGTAAATGGTATATACATTGTATATATAATGCTGCAGTTTTTATAatactactattttttttttttgctttgaggGCAGTGGTTTATTgagaacattaaatattttgtgataataaatgtgtatatttcagtgtatacatatttgtaactgttttataaaaatttattttgactGGTGATTAAATGATTTTGTTTGCCACAGTTGAGCATTGTATACACTGTATGCATTGTATAGaatttgtttcctttttctcGATGACCTTCTGTGTGAGCCGATGCAGAGTTCTGCCTGTACAGTAAATTGATTCAGGCTGCTATTTTAAAACTAAACTGGATAGTAACCCTCTGGTTCCTTCtccatattattaaaaaaaaactaacccAGTAAAAACTTCTTTATACTGagccttcattttctttcaggtGCCTTTACAGAGtgtcaaatgtttttatttcattgggatgttttttatttgtcttcctGGAGAGTTTTGTGTGTTCTATGTTCTTTATACTGTGTGACTGTCATTCTGCCTGAAAGGCAACTAAAGTCTCTTTGGAAATGTTGAACCTCCCAAATCTCAAGGTCAATGATCTGACACACACTAAAAGAGGAACTTGTTTTGATGTGGTTATCAGTCAGGAAACTATAGTTTAGTCTGTGAGGACCAAAATTCCTACAGTATGCCTGAATAAACATACTTCATTTAATCTTCATGATTTGATAAAATGCTATGCTTCAGTGTTCTGGCTTTGACGGTAACCTGCACTAAATAATtgcattggggaaaaaaaggtaagTATAAGGAAAGTTACATAATGTGATCTTGTGACATGATTTGCCAAATGTACAGAGAGCCTTCTgaagtcaataataataataataataataataataataataataataataaatgacgtacaaaaatgtaaaaaaaaatactaaggAAGCTGAAGAATTCAGTTTCTTGGCAGAACCCATCATTGTGCTCTTGAAGTTGATATCTGGAGTTAATGTGCTTCAGAAATGTAATGTGCCAGAATACCTAAAAGGCAGTACGTGCACAGACTTACCACCTGCAAGACCTACTGTGGGAGGGTTCTTTCAGACCAACCAATGACATTCAGTCTAGTTCTCAGAAACATCTCGCTGGCATGGAGTCAGAAAGAAAATAGCAGCTGGTTACTGTTTAAACTGCAGGATGAGGATGTTCTCACGTACATGCTCAATGGTTGCCTGGACCTCAGATAGAGTGCAAATAGAACAGCCTGCCAACTTTGCAACTTCACTGGGTTCAAAAAGCTGCCTGAGGTGTTTGTAAACAGGATCAAATCACCTTTTATGGGCCTCTTTTAGCACAGTATAAAGACCATCTGTATGAGCTACCCATGCCTGCCAGTGCTGAGCTCAGCCATTGGAGCTTCATAAGTTCAGTAGCTGAAACTGgtgataatgtattaattatagCATTAGAAATAGACATATTGCCAATATACAGTCTCAGCTGAAAGTATTTGAAGGGCGAGGCCAATTCTTtcgtttttgctatacactgaagacatttatgtatcaaaagatgaatatgagatgacagaccagaatttcagctttcatttcctgatatttacatctagatgtgttaaacaacttggaacaTGTCAGCGTTGGTGTCAATCCAAttttttttaggtgagcaaaagtactgGAAGAGATAGTCTTAGTAAATAACAGTTAATATTAGGTTGCATATCCgtttgcaataactgcatcgaGCCAGTGACcaactgacatcaccaaactcttgcatttttttttgttttttgttttggggggtttctccctttagtctcctcttcaggaggtgaaatgctgctcaattgggttaaggtctggggattgacttggccagtctaaaacctaccactttttccccctgatgaagtcctttgttgtgttggcagtgtgttttgggtcactgtcttgctgcatgaagAAGGtcctcccaattagactggatgcatttctctgtaaattggcagacagaatgtttctgtagatttctgaattcattctgctgctaccatcatgagttacatcaatAAAGtttagtgagcccgttccagaaaCAGCCATGCAAGctcaagccatgacactacctccagtacttgaccgatgagcttgtatgttttgagtcatgagcagatcctttctttctcctagaggttaatctttgttccaacttttgtggctcatttctgtatttctttgcaaattccaatcagGCCtactgattcttactgctgatcagtggtttgcatcttgtggtgtgGCCTATATATTTCTGCACTctaagtcttcttcaaatggtggattgtggtatcttcactcctgccctgtggaggttgtggtgatgtcactgacggttgtttttctttacagctctcacagtgtttctgtcatcaactgctgctgttttccttggctgatctttctttctcaggacattccaaacccagggctcaaactatcaatcaatctaaaaaaaatcagtctaacagggcacacctgggcaacacgAAACACctatcagtcacatgttccaatatttttgcttacttgaaaaatgggtgggttcaaacagaAGGTGCCCTGTTCTAAGTAGTTTAACACATCCAGATgtatatatcaggaaatgaaagctgaaattctgatctattgtctaatattcatcttttgatctcaaacctaaatgtcttcattgcatagcaaaaacaaaagaattggccttgctgttccagtactttctgAGCGGAATGCAATGTGTGGCaatattcattataataacCCACAAGCTCCCAGcgctggtcctggagtaccgtctttcctgcacattttagtggtttccctgctctaacacatccacttcaactcaggaaggcCTGTTAGCTGGCTGATTAGTAGAATCAGGTGTGGTGGCAgcaggaaaacactgaaatgtgcacGACATGGATACTCTGAGGTTGGGAACCCGTGTATTAACCAATGTGATTATCTTGCACAATATAATGGTCCTGTTTTCTCCTGCCAAAATCTGATAGGTACATTTTGCAATATATACGATCAGCAGATATTTATGGTGCCTCTTCAGGAACTTACCTAGTTTATGAACACTTGGCCTAAAGTAAACATTGTGAGGTAGGCCTTGTAAGTTCACAGTCATTCTACCACTATATAACAATTAAAGGCAGATGTATGAGTGTAATTGTAATCATAATATGCGACAAATCTTTCACAAACTTCATAGTACTTCACTTTTACAAGGAAGTGAAAACTGCTGAGTGAATAACATTTTCTTAGGTGtgattttaaaaactgaaaacagacTTGATTTAGAAGTTGTGCAAAGTGATATTCATTTtatcacgtgtgtgtgtgttagagtaaTTCTGAAAAGCTTAAACAATGAAAGTATTAATTCAAGATTGAGTGTACATGTTCATATTCATCCGAATAAAACAGTCCTAAATATACAGACCGTTCCcaacactgcaaaaacaaaTGGTGCAAGGAATAGGCTACAACAAATAAGTCACGAAAGTGCAAACATATGTAAGCTACAAGTCTATTTTAATGGACTGACGCTTGGTCACGTTCATGCAAAcgttttaaaaactaaaagcaGCTCCAGGTTAAACGCACGTCTCACACACCAAGATCTTTCAGCTGTGATTTCTACAGCAGTGAACTACATACAGTGAATGATCATATGCATTTTATGTTTTGAGCCAGCTAGATTTAGAAACTGGGAAAAGTAATGGGCAAAAGGAGAGCCTTGTTCTGCGTAAGCGATACATTTGGTGCTGCTCACGTAGCGCAGAAGGCGCGCCCATCAACTGAAGATGATAACGAGCGCACGAGGGATTTACTCTACCGGCAAATGGCAGAACACAGCGCCGAACATATCCCCGAAGAAGAGCCAAGCTCGACTCGAAATGGTACCGATGGGCTGGAGCAGGATCCTGGAGTGAGAGGGGCTGAGCACCGGTCCCCGAGCACGAGCCGCCACGGCGCGGAGAGCGCAGAATCAGCGCGCGCTGCGAACAGCGCTCTGCCACGCGAGCTCCGCAAACCGCGTAGCAACCGGCCCAAATCAAAAGAGCACAAACGCCTCAACACTCACAGACTCGTATTACAATACATCGTACCTTGTATGAACTCATACGGTTTGTGTATCGTAGACAACTTTCTGGGAGAAAAGCTTGGAGACCGAATTGTGCAGGAGGTAAGGCGCGTGCAGGAGGATGGCAGCATGCAGGACGGACAGCTCGCGTGCCAAACCCTGGGCCAAACTAAAGCTATTCGCGGGGATAAAATCGCCTGGGTCGAAGGCATTGAAACGGGCTGCCACAACATAGGCGTTCTGCTGTCAAGAATAGATAAGCTTATCACGTTCGCTGACGGCAAACTTGGGAGCTACAAGATCAGGGGGAGACACAAGGTGAGTGCTGTTTTCTACACTAAAACTAAGTTCTGTTAACGACCTTAGTATCTGTGGGGTGTATACACTTTCCTTCAAgtaatgcaggaaaaaaaaaaaagtcctgaaaTTATGCATACGGATAACAGTATATCTAAGAGACATGCATTCTGCAGGATGGTATTTATTTCCAGGACTTTGGAATATTTttctgctgcatcatttttctACACACACTAAATTGCATCTATACAAACCGAACACAGTGGAACACGACATAATTTCACACTCGAAACACAAGTTTATTAGCGACATGAGGCAGTTATGTGTTCCTGTTCCTGTAAGATGCGCGCTTGGAGGCTTGCTGGAGATGTTTGCACGTCAGCGGACGCAGCGCTGCTGCCTACATGCGCGCGACGCAGTGCTCAATGGCGGCTACGTGCGCTTAACATAAACTAACAAATGTTAGTTTCTCACGCTGCAGTACATCTCACTCTGCATTCCAGATGCTGTactaatctgaaaaaaaaaaaaaactactaaagACAGTTCTCCGtttgtaaaagaaatatttttacgcgaataatgaaaaaaaaatcataaaaaagatCACATTTACAGTTTAGGTTACTGTAGATCTTATTTGCGTGTCACTTCGCAATATACAGCCACGTGTTCCGGAAGCATAATAAAGTAATCAGTTTAGGATGGACACGTGCTGCCGGGCCGCGGTCCAAACAGAAAGGCAAAACAAACGGAATGGGCGGAACGGATTAGGCCCCGCCCACTTAGAGCTACTCTACAACCCGCACGTTCCACATTCCctggcaggtgtgtgtgggagtgtgtgtgtttgagagaaagaTAGGGAAGTTCAGCGGGGAAACTGAAGCTGTAAACCAGcctgtctcagtgtgtttgcTGTACTGAATGACTCAAAGTGTCGCAGACGGAGACGGGAGACTTCACGGTCGTTGTTAGCAGCAGGCTAAAGCTGAGCAGAATGCCGTTTCTCCAGCATCTAACGGACGCGCAGTTGGAGCAGTTGGCTCTGGAGCACGTCGTACCGTCTCTGCTGGACCGCGGCTTCTTTTACCTCGACCATTTTCTCGGTGAAGCCATAGGTCGTATGGTCTTGGGCCAAGTGAAACAGATTCACCGTTCTGGCGTTCTGAGTGCCGGGCAGCTCGCTGGTCGAGCCTCAGGAGTTTGTAGAAGTCATATTAGGGGAGATAAAATAACGTGGCGTAGCGGCACTGAGAGaggagctgaagctataggctTCTTACTGAAACAGACTGACAAGCTCATCTCTCTGTGCGCTGGGAGACTGGGCAAGAACACGGTCCGAGAGCGCTCCAAGGTAAGCCAACACATCTACATCATTCACTAGGTAGAAGCTTCAGTCCGAAACGATTTACAGGTGAGGATTCAGTGGAAGTTCAGGGCTGACAGGTCCTGGGGTTTCAGCTCTCAGTTCTGCGTCACCAACACCTTCATCACTGAACCACCAACCCAAATAATCCTTATACACTGTAGGCCTTTTATTTTGCGCAGTTtagtaataacaacaataataatgttgCTTCTCACAAGGATTATGCCAGCTTTAATAGGTTCTCATAATGTTTACATTGACTGTAGTTCCTAGGTTCTCATAATGTTTACACTTTCTATAGTTCCTAGGTTCTCATAATGTTTACACTTTCTATAGTTCCTAGGTTCTCATAATGTTTACACTTTCTATAGTTCCTAGGTTCTCATAATGTTTACACTTTCTATAGTTCCTAGGTTCTCAATGTTTACACTTTCTATAGTTCCTAAGTTCTCGTAATGTTTACACTTTCTATAGTTCCTAGGTTCTCATAATGTTTACACTTTCTATAGTTTCTAGGTTCTCATAATGTTTACACTTTCTATAGTTTCTAGGTTCCTGTAACGTTTACACAGACTGTAGTTCCTAGGTTCTCGTAATGTTTACATTGACTGTAGTTCCTAGGTTCTCGTAATGGTTACGCTTTCTGTAGTTCTTAGTTTCTCATAATGTTTACACTTTCTATAGTTCCTAGGTTCTCATAATTTTACATTGACTGTAGTTCCTAGGTTCTCATAATGTTTACACAGACTTTATATCTAGGTTCTCATAATGTTTACACAGACTTTATATCTAGGTTCTCATAATGTTTACAGTTTCTATAGTTCCTAGGTTCTCATAATTTTACATTGACTGTAGTTCCTAGGTTCTCATAATGTTTACACAGACTTTATATCTAGGTTCTCA
This genomic window contains:
- the sptssa gene encoding serine palmitoyltransferase small subunit A, encoding MALGDAWKQISWFYYQYLLVTALYMLEPWERTVFNSLLISVAAMAVYTGFVFMPQHIMAILHYFEVIQ
- the egln3 gene encoding egl nine homolog 3 isoform X2, with the translated sequence MPFLQHLTDAQLEQLALEHVVPSLLDRGFFYLDHFLGEAIGRMVLGQVKQIHRSGVLSAGQLAGRASGVCRSHIRGDKITWRSGTERGAEAIGFLLKQTDKLISLCAGRLGKNTVRERSKAMVACYPGNGAGYVKHVDNPNADGRCVTCIYYLNKNWNAKEHGGVLRIFPEGKSYVADIEPLFDRLLLFWSDRRNPHEVQPSFATRYAITVWYFDSEERAEAKRRFRDSTASSQSSTTS
- the egln3 gene encoding egl nine homolog 3 isoform X1, with the protein product MGKRRALFCVSDTFGAAHVAQKARPSTEDDNERTRDLLYRQMAEHSAEHIPEEEPSSTRNGTDGLEQDPGVRGAEHRSPSTSRHGAESAESARAANSALPRELRKPRSNRPKSKEHKRLNTHRLVLQYIVPCMNSYGLCIVDNFLGEKLGDRIVQEVRRVQEDGSMQDGQLACQTLGQTKAIRGDKIAWVEGIETGCHNIGVLLSRIDKLITFADGKLGSYKIRGRHKAMVACYPGNGAGYVKHVDNPNADGRCVTCIYYLNKNWNAKEHGGVLRIFPEGKSYVADIEPLFDRLLLFWSDRRNPHEVQPSFATRYAITVWYFDSEERAEAKRRFRDSTASSQSSTTS